In Sorghum bicolor cultivar BTx623 chromosome 8, Sorghum_bicolor_NCBIv3, whole genome shotgun sequence, one genomic interval encodes:
- the LOC110429897 gene encoding uncharacterized protein LOC110429897 translates to MPQSSSVNSQDLLSNLDGPDPVDLETGLPLIVCQSCKDVRLIALTSTRQNSCGKRFFKCPRNKEKDPTSCRSYYFQADYETLLRGIGKIGLPRETTPARTQSLHSLAQTRTPDASLPEQIDDIRKKIIELSGRVSTLSTQGSLTTVLISCILTMVFLVATIVAILAALVYFVVANK, encoded by the exons ATGCCGCAGTCATCCTCAGTTAACTCGCAGGATCTCCTTTCCAACCTAGATGGCCCTGATCCAGTTGATCTGGAAACCGGACTACCTCTAATTGTTTGCCAATCGTGCAAAGATGTCAGGCTCATCGCTCTTACCAGCACCCGCCAGAACTCTTGTGGGAAGAGGTTCTTCAAGTGTCCTAGGAACAAGGAGAAG GACCCGACCTCTTGCAGATCTTACTACTTCCAAGCGGATTATGAGACTCTCCTTAGAGGCATTGGAAAGATCGGACTTCCTCGTGAGACGACTCCTGCCCGTACCCAATCTCTTCATTCGCTCGCGCAGACCCGCACCCCCGACGCCTCCTTGCCTGAACAGATCGACGACATCCGCAAGAAGATCATCGAGCTCAGTGGTCGGGTGTCTACCCTTTCCACTCAGGGCTCTCTCACCACCGTGCTTATTTCGTGCATACTAACTATGGTGTTCCTAGTTGCCACCATCGTAGCTATACTTGCGGCCCTTGTCTATTTTGTCGTTGCAAACAAGTAG
- the LOC8067194 gene encoding histone deacetylase 6, with protein sequence MGHMSVWFRPVVRGRRLRDRSIRLLSPPAATAAASSPTMSSVAGDGCVSSQKGKEREEEDGADGRSQRVEGVEVSEGGVDLGDLYGAAAGWVAARTTCPHLGTMPPAGPDDLARVPPPDSPCSRCHHPAENWLCLICKDVLCSRFINKHMLCHHQETGHCLALSFSDLSVWCFSCDSYLDVQAILELRPVYEVAHLLKFGERPPFRSLEVLDLTTGESGSASRS encoded by the exons ATGGGCCATATGTCTGTGTGGTTTCGTCCAGTGGTCAGAGGTCGACGACTCCGTGATCGATCGATTCGTCTCCTGTCTCCTccggccgccaccgccgccgcctcgtctCCGACGATGTCTTCCGTCGCCGGTGACGGTTGTGTGTCGTCTCAAAAG gggaaggagagggaggaggaggacggcgcCGACGGGAGGAGCCAACGTGTGGAGGGGGTGGAGGTGTCTGAGGGAGGAGTGGATTTGGGTGACCTGTACGGCGCGGCGGCAGGGTGGGTAGCGGCGCGGACCACCTGCCCGCACCTCGGCACCATGCCGCCCGCTGGTCCCGACGACCTCGCTCGCGTGCCTCCGCCCGATTCTCCTTGCTCCAG ATGTCATCACCCTGCTGAAAACTGGTTATGCTTGATATGCAAAGATGTGCTGTGCAGTCGTTTTATCAACAAACATATGTTGTGCCATCATCAAGAAACTGGTCACTGTCTTGCTTTGAGCTTCAG TGATCTGTCAGTTTGGTGTTTCTCATGTGACTCATACCTAGATGTTCAAGCCATTTTAGAATTGCGCCCAGTCTATGAAGTTGCACATTTGTTGAAGTTTGGAGAACGTCCACCTTTTCGATCACTTGAAGTACTGGATTTAACCACTGGTGAAAGTGGGAGTGCATCAAGGTCTTAG
- the LOC8064587 gene encoding protein FAR1-RELATED SEQUENCE 5 yields the protein MVVRYKVDEGGRIVHMLWCTGKNQQNYDRFGDAMTFDTTYRTNLYNMPFGLFVRVNNHFQSVVFGGVLLTSEKTEDFEWAFANFKDIMKGKEPMTILTDQCQAMAAAIKTTLQTSRHRWCKWHVLRKAKQWLGNVYTKNTGFKSEFNKLVTEEVSIIKFERRWRQLVRKYGVEKNKYLKRIYKHRGMWARPYFMHVFCAGMTSTQRSESANHMLKGFIQRSAPMHIFVSKFNEFQNDRIAQEEKEIHVTKQMKRKRRIGVPIERHAEEIYTRAMYDRLYNELYHAGSYLIKGRGADEAYILVHYKEDGATDEKLFLVKDSGNFISCSCGLYNHVGMLCRHALKVLMHLDRTELPSGNILARWRRDVACETGHVSGQGVETSSLESATYIQKKLMVRRVLAKAGVERTLDESGYKEAMDALDKIISVRTTRVEEKKIELGETSEKPTSCPKRAVKKGRRQNTSLKSYKASLKEQNKRKKYEEDEISSTSDNEQVTGTRKTKALWEIE from the exons ATGGTTGTGCGGTACAAGGTAGATGAAGGTGGGCGTATTGTGCACATGCTGTGGTGCACAGGTAAAAACCAGCAGAATTATGATAGATTTGGTGACGCAATGACTTTTGACACAACATACCGCACCAACTTGTACAACATGCCTTTCGGCCTATTCGTCAGAGTAAACAACCATTTCCAATCAGTTGTGTTCGGGGGAGTACTACTAACCTCAGAGAAGACAGAAGACTTCGAGTGGGCCTTCGCAAACTTCAAGGACATAATGAAGGGCAAGGAGCCAATGACGATACTCACAG ACCAATGTCAGGCAATGGCGGCGGCAATAAAAACAACGCTGCAGACCTCACGACACCGGTGGTGCAAGTGGCATGTACTAAGGAAGGCCAAACAATGGTTGGGAAATGTTTACACGAAAAATACTGGGTTCAAAAGTGAATTCAACAAATTAGTTACTGAGGAGGTTTCGATCATTAAATTCGAGAGAAGGTGGCGACAACTAGTGAGGAAGTATGGGGTGGAAAAAAACAAGTATCTGAAAAGAATCTACAAGCATCGAGGAATGTGGGCTAGGccttacttcatgcatgtgttttgCGCTGGAATGACGAGCACACAACGGAGTGAAAGCGCAAACCACATGCTAAAAGGGTTCATCCAGCGATCAGCGCCTATGCACATCTTTGTTAGCAAGTTCAATGAGTTCCAGAATGATCGTATCGCACAAGAAGAAAAGGAGATCCACGTCACAAAGCAG ATGAAAAGGAAACGGCGGATTGGTGTGCCAATAGAGAGGCATGCAGAAGAAATCTACACCAGAGCCATGTACGACCGCCTATACAACGAGCTGTACCACGCAGGCAGCTACTTGATCAAAGGGAGAGGCGCGGACGAAGCATACATTCTGGTGCACTACAAGGAGGATGGAGCAACAGATGAGAAATTATTCCTGGTTAAAGACTCCGGAAATTTTATTAGCTGTAGCTGCGGGCTTTACAACCATGTCGGAATGCTATGCAGACACGCATTGAAG GTGTTGATGCACCTGGACAGAACGGAGTTGCCATCCGGTAACATACTAGCCAGATGGAGAAGAGATGTGGCATGCGAAACAGGACATGTAAGCGGTCAAGGGGTGGAGACCAGTAGCTTAGAAAGCGCGACATACATTCAGAAGAAGTTGATGGTGCGTAGAGTACTAGCCAAGGCCGGAGTAGAAAGAACCTTGGACGAGTCAGGTTATAAAGAAGCAATGGATGCGCTAGACAAGATAATTTCAGTACGAACCACAAGAGTGGAGGAGAAGAAGATAGAACTTGGGGAAACAAGCGAAAAGCCAACCTCTTGCCCAAAACGGGCAGTGAAGAAGGGTCGCCGTCAAAACACGAGCCTGAAATCTTACAAAGCTAGCTTAAAGGAGCAAAATaagagaaaaaaatacgaggaggATGAAATCAGTTCAACATCAGATAATGAGCAAGTGACCGGAACCAGGAAGACGAAGGCACTTTGGGAGATAGAATAG
- the LOC8067195 gene encoding 40S ribosomal protein S29: MGHSNVWNSHPKNYGPGSRVCRVCANPHGLIRKYGLMCCRQCFRSNAKDIGFIKYR, from the exons ATGGGGCACTCCAACGTGTGGAACTCGCACCCCAAGAACTACGGGCCCGGATCCCGCGTCTG CCGGGTCTGTGCGAACCCTCATGGATTGATCAGGAAGTACGGGCTGATGTGCTGCAGGCAGTGCTTCCGCAGCAACGCCAAGGACATTGGCTTCATCAAG TACCGCTGA